The following are from one region of the Salicibibacter kimchii genome:
- a CDS encoding ATP-grasp domain-containing protein, which yields MKNYNEHWLPHLNNAIPIESCKNKVSMYTIALEGWRRGLTLTFYTELDEYHKSQYRYSLASKDREHHFAGSKGDKITDEAFHICDDKALTYEWLSSAGVPVPKGKRFTEEIPEEEIVQYAKTTGFPLVLKPTNGSGGKGVIVNIQSVKTLKEAIFYVREELRFKEIIVEQYITGDEVRIFVLGDQLFSAVHRIPANVVGDGEHSLRTLIDMKNEERKNVPHLYDRPIKLDRQLYTTLRESGLTLDTVPKHGRRIFLKKTSNVSSGGDPVDVTDRLTPELREMAVQACQAVPGLAHCGLDMMVDWENNKGFVIELNTRPGIGSFLFPMEGKAEDIPKALIDDYFPETKEVQISQSNAYFDFKTIIDTLQNGAVAEVEVAPAPTGNLFAQKLIISGVIQDRNYHQWLRKQALQNNLSGYIKTLGSRDMEVLIAGTNKQDLETYKQVFTQRKDRHEDLQMQEEPWEAPIKIGFDIDSPQVEAAGLNQLEAQWQSLQEQMQAIQKEKSRLERQNIMIEQSSSWRITRPLRKTGNMMKKVFSIK from the coding sequence GTGAAGAATTATAATGAACATTGGCTGCCGCATTTAAACAATGCCATACCGATTGAATCATGTAAGAATAAAGTGAGTATGTATACCATTGCTTTGGAAGGCTGGCGACGGGGATTAACGTTAACGTTTTATACGGAGTTAGATGAGTATCATAAATCACAATATCGTTATTCACTCGCCAGCAAGGACCGAGAACATCATTTTGCGGGATCTAAAGGAGATAAAATCACGGACGAGGCATTTCACATTTGTGATGACAAAGCTTTAACGTATGAATGGTTATCCAGTGCCGGTGTTCCTGTACCTAAGGGAAAGAGGTTTACAGAGGAAATACCGGAGGAGGAAATTGTACAGTACGCTAAAACCACCGGTTTTCCGCTCGTATTGAAACCGACGAATGGAAGTGGTGGCAAAGGGGTCATCGTTAATATCCAGAGCGTAAAAACATTAAAGGAAGCCATTTTCTACGTTAGGGAAGAACTCCGATTCAAGGAAATTATCGTCGAACAATACATTACCGGCGATGAGGTACGTATTTTTGTTCTCGGTGACCAATTGTTCAGCGCTGTTCACAGAATACCTGCCAACGTAGTCGGAGATGGTGAGCACTCGCTTCGAACATTAATCGATATGAAAAATGAAGAAAGAAAAAATGTTCCCCATCTATATGATCGGCCCATAAAACTGGACAGGCAATTGTATACGACGCTGCGTGAGTCGGGTTTGACGCTGGACACTGTTCCTAAGCATGGTCGGCGTATTTTTTTGAAGAAAACAAGTAATGTTTCCTCCGGAGGAGATCCCGTCGATGTCACTGACCGGTTAACGCCCGAATTAAGAGAAATGGCGGTACAAGCGTGCCAAGCTGTCCCCGGATTGGCCCATTGCGGCTTAGATATGATGGTCGACTGGGAAAATAATAAAGGATTTGTCATTGAATTAAATACAAGGCCGGGGATTGGTTCTTTTCTATTCCCCATGGAAGGAAAGGCCGAGGACATTCCGAAAGCGCTTATCGACGATTATTTTCCGGAAACAAAGGAAGTTCAAATCAGCCAATCAAATGCTTATTTTGATTTTAAAACAATCATTGACACACTACAAAACGGTGCCGTTGCAGAGGTAGAAGTAGCACCGGCACCAACCGGCAACCTGTTCGCCCAGAAACTCATCATATCCGGCGTTATTCAAGATAGGAATTATCACCAATGGTTGCGAAAGCAAGCATTGCAAAACAACTTAAGTGGATATATCAAAACGCTCGGCAGTCGTGATATGGAAGTCCTTATCGCCGGTACAAACAAACAGGATTTGGAGACCTATAAGCAAGTCTTTACACAACGAAAAGACCGACATGAAGATTTGCAAATGCAGGAAGAACCGTGGGAAGCGCCGATTAAAATCGGTTTTGATATTGACAGTCCGCAGGTGGAGGCAGCCGGATTGAATCAACTTGAAGCCCAGTGGCAAAGTCTTCAAGAACAAATGCA
- a CDS encoding acylphosphatase, with translation MNTDQPVWLPHVSPEVVSEALGHELCAYLVALEGWRRGLTLKWYTKDAEPFQNMMTWHVDAPGKLFSLSSDEKTHYFFRTRGDKVSNEAVRNGADKVHTKTLLDKAGVSVPEGRRFSVDVRDEEIISYASTIGFPVVLKPTEGSFGKGVITNIEDKKALRKALRNVRRSDVLVERFIPGEEYRVYVIGKQVAGAIHRIPANVIGDGKHSIEALIDMKNKERQHNPRLLSCPIQIDDDVINRIHAIGYTLESTPKEGERILLREKSNISLGGDPVDVTDDLHPAVKETAIQAIDAVAGLYHGGVDLMIDENKPAQDAATVIELNPTAQIGSLLYPMEGHGRDIPAAIIDDYFPETKVNKEVKTSFYFGFNRVLEPLQNKSSMRTTVAPLPSRNVYAKKYTLSGEVQEIHYHRKVRDEALAAQLHGYINNLNNGDIEVVVAGNQQDVVDHFQETLTQTTDYAQVTSVSAEDWLHPVKIGFDIQADPNKITDEINRIKQEKAAMEKEKKKAERQYLKYQQSRSWKLTLPLRKALNYMKRRS, from the coding sequence ATGAATACCGATCAACCGGTTTGGCTTCCCCATGTTAGTCCTGAGGTCGTTTCGGAAGCACTTGGCCATGAACTTTGTGCCTATCTCGTAGCTCTGGAAGGATGGAGACGAGGATTGACCCTCAAATGGTATACGAAAGATGCGGAGCCATTTCAAAATATGATGACGTGGCATGTAGATGCTCCCGGCAAGTTATTTTCCCTGAGTTCAGACGAGAAGACCCATTATTTTTTCCGGACACGCGGGGACAAAGTCAGCAATGAAGCGGTGCGGAACGGTGCTGATAAAGTGCATACCAAAACGCTGTTGGACAAGGCAGGCGTCTCTGTCCCTGAAGGCAGACGATTCAGCGTAGATGTCCGTGATGAAGAGATTATCAGTTACGCTTCGACTATTGGCTTTCCGGTTGTCTTGAAACCGACCGAGGGGAGCTTTGGCAAAGGCGTGATCACCAATATCGAAGACAAAAAAGCATTGCGGAAGGCACTTAGAAATGTCCGTCGTTCTGATGTGCTTGTGGAACGATTTATTCCCGGTGAAGAGTACCGTGTCTATGTTATCGGCAAGCAAGTCGCGGGTGCCATTCATCGCATACCGGCGAATGTTATCGGAGATGGAAAACACTCGATTGAAGCTTTAATAGACATGAAAAATAAAGAAAGACAGCATAACCCGCGCCTGCTCAGTTGTCCCATCCAAATCGATGATGACGTTATCAACCGTATTCATGCGATAGGTTATACGCTTGAGAGCACTCCAAAAGAAGGGGAACGTATTTTGCTGAGAGAAAAAAGTAATATTTCCCTCGGAGGTGATCCTGTTGATGTCACGGATGACCTCCATCCTGCCGTCAAAGAAACAGCGATTCAAGCCATAGATGCGGTGGCCGGTTTATATCATGGCGGGGTAGATCTTATGATAGATGAAAATAAACCTGCGCAAGATGCTGCCACTGTTATAGAACTGAACCCGACAGCGCAAATCGGCTCCCTTCTATATCCCATGGAAGGCCATGGTCGAGACATTCCTGCGGCGATTATCGACGATTATTTTCCAGAAACAAAAGTCAATAAAGAAGTGAAAACAAGCTTTTATTTTGGCTTCAATCGCGTATTGGAACCGTTACAAAATAAGTCTTCAATGAGAACAACAGTCGCTCCCCTCCCATCTCGGAACGTATACGCCAAAAAGTACACATTATCCGGAGAGGTGCAAGAGATTCATTATCATCGTAAGGTAAGAGACGAAGCACTGGCCGCTCAATTACATGGCTATATTAACAATCTTAACAACGGTGATATTGAAGTCGTTGTCGCCGGCAATCAGCAGGATGTTGTCGATCATTTTCAGGAGACGCTCACACAAACGACGGACTACGCGCAGGTGACAAGTGTAAGTGCGGAAGATTGGTTGCACCCGGTGAAAATTGGATTTGACATTCAAGCTGATCCTAATAAAATAACAGATGAAATCAACAGGATTAAACAAGAAAAAGCCGCTATGGAAAAAGAGAAAAAAAAGGCGGAACGCCAGTATTTAAAATACCAACAAAGTCGCTCTTGGAAACTGACGTTGCCTCTTCGTAAAGCATTAAATTATATGAAGCGTAGATCTTGA
- a CDS encoding ATP-grasp fold amidoligase family protein, with amino-acid sequence MKNNDSVHHQLQTEYKREEKLLLTLLERGSELEKVTNEKKSNEKERNRLKRRYMSLRKYRLWAFTWVERKLFSFIRTSKERFQSFVLKTDHKALLEQNKQLSEKQARLEKELEIAHQQLRNEIKQAGSQIVDWQELNEGQLHHSLQMIKEDGDMLGYLQDLIKKRTIHDNNYRSALKYAAILYSNDKKAAKHKIYQTLLEGLKIEEIPEILIRSRSDQKEDTISLKPIASFSASLTMQARIRQLESFKPEWEVDDKATAYTFIDELGIRRPWVSEEEFSFTQVPEKEGIVIKPVIGAGSRGVYIIFDMNRIQDVKRSRILSSWDDFKASMQEDLNRGLVSDDQWVAEELLYENNENQTPARDIKFYCFYGKVGLILEIRRFPEVAYCWWTPDGERVRTGKYEGKLFEGDGVSQDQAELAAFISSEIPAPFMRIDFLKTEEGLVFGEFAPKPGNYDEFDRHTDCALGNEFLEAQGRLLTDLLKGKTFDHFKTSLKSAGRSNR; translated from the coding sequence TTGAAAAATAACGATTCTGTCCATCATCAATTACAGACCGAATATAAAAGAGAAGAGAAACTGTTGCTTACATTGCTAGAACGTGGTTCAGAATTGGAGAAAGTAACAAACGAGAAAAAAAGCAATGAAAAGGAACGGAATCGTTTGAAGCGGAGGTACATGTCTTTGCGCAAGTACCGTTTGTGGGCTTTCACATGGGTGGAAAGGAAATTGTTCAGCTTCATTCGGACAAGCAAAGAGCGGTTTCAGTCTTTTGTGTTAAAGACGGACCATAAGGCACTCCTTGAACAAAACAAGCAACTTTCCGAAAAGCAAGCTCGGCTTGAGAAGGAACTGGAGATCGCACATCAACAGCTCCGAAACGAAATAAAACAAGCTGGGTCTCAAATCGTAGATTGGCAAGAACTAAATGAGGGACAACTTCACCATAGTTTACAAATGATAAAAGAAGACGGTGATATGTTAGGTTATTTGCAGGATCTTATTAAAAAAAGAACCATACATGATAACAATTACCGATCGGCTCTTAAGTATGCGGCCATTCTGTATAGCAATGACAAAAAAGCCGCCAAGCACAAAATTTATCAAACATTGTTGGAAGGCCTGAAAATTGAAGAGATTCCGGAGATCTTGATTCGATCAAGGTCTGATCAAAAGGAAGACACAATTTCCCTCAAGCCCATCGCATCCTTTAGCGCTTCTTTGACCATGCAAGCAAGAATCAGGCAACTTGAATCGTTCAAGCCGGAATGGGAAGTCGATGATAAAGCAACGGCCTACACATTTATTGATGAACTTGGGATTAGAAGGCCATGGGTATCTGAAGAAGAGTTTTCGTTTACACAGGTGCCGGAAAAAGAAGGCATCGTTATTAAACCGGTCATCGGAGCAGGTTCTCGCGGGGTATATATCATTTTTGACATGAATCGCATACAAGACGTGAAAAGATCGAGGATCCTTAGCAGTTGGGACGATTTTAAAGCTAGCATGCAAGAGGATTTAAATCGAGGCTTGGTCAGCGATGACCAATGGGTGGCTGAAGAGCTGCTCTATGAAAACAACGAAAATCAAACGCCGGCACGAGACATAAAATTTTACTGTTTTTACGGGAAGGTCGGGCTCATTCTTGAAATCCGACGCTTCCCGGAAGTGGCGTACTGTTGGTGGACGCCGGATGGAGAGCGTGTTCGTACAGGCAAATACGAGGGAAAGTTATTCGAGGGGGACGGGGTGTCCCAGGATCAAGCGGAGCTGGCTGCTTTTATCAGTTCCGAAATTCCCGCTCCCTTTATGAGAATCGATTTTTTGAAGACAGAGGAAGGTTTGGTGTTTGGAGAGTTTGCCCCTAAACCGGGCAATTATGATGAGTTCGACCGGCACACCGATTGCGCGTTGGGAAACGAATTTCTGGAAGCACAGGGACGCCTTCTAACCGATTTATTAAAGGGAAAAACGTTTGACCATTTTAAGACTTCCTTAAAAAGTGCCGGACGAAGCAATCGTTGA